A single Cucumis melo cultivar AY chromosome 4, USDA_Cmelo_AY_1.0, whole genome shotgun sequence DNA region contains:
- the LOC103489870 gene encoding rho-N domain-containing protein 1, chloroplastic isoform X5, with protein sequence MSQAIHLLPRNPTGFGFSDSRCLPCSGVSGRAASFSFRSLCAEHGINVPVKFRPLNCTSLGVSFTCKASSGHRRNPDFPKQNRQGYSRSRNRQNEERESLENVDESDLLSSRNGPLLSISSTPKSQATATPGPREKEIVELFRKVQAQLRERAAMKEEKKMEAQGQTKGSETVDSLLKLLRKHAVEQGKRSSGAGGSNKDISFNHVKENGPYDEGRGSSIFGLSPNLREKAQEPAGSFSRPASNFQRRSPVPRVKYQPIYPGESIVDSTNGMNSKGMKLNGTETGSQLKAKVWTRQESEREHWEELQSQRETEQEPEVDQEFEMEPEAETYDLEHEADEMEPELVNLLGVSSDIDDTFEDDIKDNEEFSKHGEHENLNSLKLAELRAIAKSRSLRGFSKMKKSELVQLLSNGH encoded by the coding sequence GCTTCGGATTTTCAGATAGCAGATGCCTACCGTGCTCTGGAGTTTCGGGACGAGCAGCCTCATTCTCTTTTCGCTCTTTATGTGCTGAACATGGAATCAATGTACCAGTAAAATTTAGACCGCTAAACTGTACTTCGTTGGGGGTGTCTTTTACGTGCAAAGCCAGCTCAGGTCATAGGAGAAACCCAGATTTCCCAAAGCAAAATAGGCAAGGCTACTCAAGAAGCAGAAATAGGCAAAATGAGGAGAGAGAGAGTCTTGAAAATGTTGATGAATCTGATTTATTATCGTCTAGAAATGGACCATTACTTTCCATCTCTAGCACCCCAAAATCTCAGGCCACTGCTACACCAGGCCCAAGGGAAAAGGAAATCGTTGAACTTTTCAGAAAGGTTCAAGCTCAGCTTCGGGAACGAGCTGCaatgaaagaagagaagaaaatggAAGCTCAAGGACAAACGAAAGGGAGCGAGACAGTAGATTCTCTTCTTAAGCTATTGCGAAAGCATGCGGTGGAACAAGGGAAGAGAAGCAGTGGTGCGGGTGGTAGCAACAAGGACATCAGTTTTAACCATGTCAAAGAGAATGGTCCTTATGATGAAGGAAGAGGCTCAAGCATTTTTGGCCTAAGTCCCAATTTGAGAGAGAAGGCCCAAGAACCTGCAGGTTCTTTCAGTAGACCTGCATCAAATTTTCAACGTAGATCCCCCGTTCCTCGGGTGAAGTATCAACCAATTTACCCTGGGGAAAGTATTGTTGACTCGACCAATGGTATGAATTCAAAAGGTATGAAACTTAATGGAACAGAAACAGGTTCTCAACTGAAAGCAAAGGTATGGACTAGGCAGGAGTCGGAACGAGAGCACTGGGAAGAGCTGCAATCACAAAGAGAGACAGAACAGGAGCCAGAGGTGGACCAAGAGTTTGAAATGGAACCAGAGGCTGAAACATATGACCTAGAGCATGAAGCTGATGAAATGGAGCCTGAACTTGTTAATTTGTTAGGTGTGTCATCAGACATCGATGACACGTTTGAGGATGATATTAAAGACAATGAGGAATTTTCAAAGCATGGTGAACATGAGAACTTAAACTCATTGAAACTTGCTGAACTAAGAGCAATTGCTAAATCTCGTAGTTTGAGAGGGTTTTCAAAGATGAAGAAGAGCGAGCTCGTGCAATTGTTAAGCAACGGTCATTGA
- the LOC103489870 gene encoding rho-N domain-containing protein 1, chloroplastic isoform X3, whose amino-acid sequence MSQAIHLLPRNPTGGKFEVGEVFFFVEGFGFSDSRCLPCSGVSGRAASFSFRSLCAEHGINVPVKFRPLNCTSLGVSFTCKASSGHRRNPDFPKQNRQGYSRSRNRQNEERESLENVDESDLLSSRNGPLLSISSTPKSQATATPGPREKEIVELFRKVQAQLRERAAMKEEKKMEAQGQTKGSETVDSLLKLLRKHAVEQGKRSSGAGGSNKDISFNHVKENGPYDEGRGSSIFGLSPNLREKAQEPAGSFSRPASNFQRRSPVPRVKYQPIYPGESIVDSTNGMNSKGMKLNGTETGSQLKAKVWTRQESEREHWEELQSQRETEQEPEVDQEFEMEPEAETYDLEHEADEMEPELVNLLGVSSDIDDTFEDDIKDNEEFSKHGEHENLNSLKLAELRAIAKSRSLRGFSKMKKSELVQLLSNGH is encoded by the exons TGGAAAATTCGAGGTAGGtgaagtattttttttcgttGAAG GCTTCGGATTTTCAGATAGCAGATGCCTACCGTGCTCTGGAGTTTCGGGACGAGCAGCCTCATTCTCTTTTCGCTCTTTATGTGCTGAACATGGAATCAATGTACCAGTAAAATTTAGACCGCTAAACTGTACTTCGTTGGGGGTGTCTTTTACGTGCAAAGCCAGCTCAGGTCATAGGAGAAACCCAGATTTCCCAAAGCAAAATAGGCAAGGCTACTCAAGAAGCAGAAATAGGCAAAATGAGGAGAGAGAGAGTCTTGAAAATGTTGATGAATCTGATTTATTATCGTCTAGAAATGGACCATTACTTTCCATCTCTAGCACCCCAAAATCTCAGGCCACTGCTACACCAGGCCCAAGGGAAAAGGAAATCGTTGAACTTTTCAGAAAGGTTCAAGCTCAGCTTCGGGAACGAGCTGCaatgaaagaagagaagaaaatggAAGCTCAAGGACAAACGAAAGGGAGCGAGACAGTAGATTCTCTTCTTAAGCTATTGCGAAAGCATGCGGTGGAACAAGGGAAGAGAAGCAGTGGTGCGGGTGGTAGCAACAAGGACATCAGTTTTAACCATGTCAAAGAGAATGGTCCTTATGATGAAGGAAGAGGCTCAAGCATTTTTGGCCTAAGTCCCAATTTGAGAGAGAAGGCCCAAGAACCTGCAGGTTCTTTCAGTAGACCTGCATCAAATTTTCAACGTAGATCCCCCGTTCCTCGGGTGAAGTATCAACCAATTTACCCTGGGGAAAGTATTGTTGACTCGACCAATGGTATGAATTCAAAAGGTATGAAACTTAATGGAACAGAAACAGGTTCTCAACTGAAAGCAAAGGTATGGACTAGGCAGGAGTCGGAACGAGAGCACTGGGAAGAGCTGCAATCACAAAGAGAGACAGAACAGGAGCCAGAGGTGGACCAAGAGTTTGAAATGGAACCAGAGGCTGAAACATATGACCTAGAGCATGAAGCTGATGAAATGGAGCCTGAACTTGTTAATTTGTTAGGTGTGTCATCAGACATCGATGACACGTTTGAGGATGATATTAAAGACAATGAGGAATTTTCAAAGCATGGTGAACATGAGAACTTAAACTCATTGAAACTTGCTGAACTAAGAGCAATTGCTAAATCTCGTAGTTTGAGAGGGTTTTCAAAGATGAAGAAGAGCGAGCTCGTGCAATTGTTAAGCAACGGTCATTGA
- the LOC103489870 gene encoding rho-N domain-containing protein 1, chloroplastic isoform X1, with translation MSQAIHLLPRNPTVHFGMIGGKFEVGEVFFFVEGFGFSDSRCLPCSGVSGRAASFSFRSLCAEHGINVPVKFRPLNCTSLGVSFTCKASSGHRRNPDFPKQNRQGYSRSRNRQNEERESLENVDESDLLSSRNGPLLSISSTPKSQATATPGPREKEIVELFRKVQAQLRERAAMKEEKKMEAQGQTKGSETVDSLLKLLRKHAVEQGKRSSGAGGSNKDISFNHVKENGPYDEGRGSSIFGLSPNLREKAQEPAGSFSRPASNFQRRSPVPRVKYQPIYPGESIVDSTNGMNSKGMKLNGTETGSQLKAKVWTRQESEREHWEELQSQRETEQEPEVDQEFEMEPEAETYDLEHEADEMEPELVNLLGVSSDIDDTFEDDIKDNEEFSKHGEHENLNSLKLAELRAIAKSRSLRGFSKMKKSELVQLLSNGH, from the exons TGGAAAATTCGAGGTAGGtgaagtattttttttcgttGAAG GCTTCGGATTTTCAGATAGCAGATGCCTACCGTGCTCTGGAGTTTCGGGACGAGCAGCCTCATTCTCTTTTCGCTCTTTATGTGCTGAACATGGAATCAATGTACCAGTAAAATTTAGACCGCTAAACTGTACTTCGTTGGGGGTGTCTTTTACGTGCAAAGCCAGCTCAGGTCATAGGAGAAACCCAGATTTCCCAAAGCAAAATAGGCAAGGCTACTCAAGAAGCAGAAATAGGCAAAATGAGGAGAGAGAGAGTCTTGAAAATGTTGATGAATCTGATTTATTATCGTCTAGAAATGGACCATTACTTTCCATCTCTAGCACCCCAAAATCTCAGGCCACTGCTACACCAGGCCCAAGGGAAAAGGAAATCGTTGAACTTTTCAGAAAGGTTCAAGCTCAGCTTCGGGAACGAGCTGCaatgaaagaagagaagaaaatggAAGCTCAAGGACAAACGAAAGGGAGCGAGACAGTAGATTCTCTTCTTAAGCTATTGCGAAAGCATGCGGTGGAACAAGGGAAGAGAAGCAGTGGTGCGGGTGGTAGCAACAAGGACATCAGTTTTAACCATGTCAAAGAGAATGGTCCTTATGATGAAGGAAGAGGCTCAAGCATTTTTGGCCTAAGTCCCAATTTGAGAGAGAAGGCCCAAGAACCTGCAGGTTCTTTCAGTAGACCTGCATCAAATTTTCAACGTAGATCCCCCGTTCCTCGGGTGAAGTATCAACCAATTTACCCTGGGGAAAGTATTGTTGACTCGACCAATGGTATGAATTCAAAAGGTATGAAACTTAATGGAACAGAAACAGGTTCTCAACTGAAAGCAAAGGTATGGACTAGGCAGGAGTCGGAACGAGAGCACTGGGAAGAGCTGCAATCACAAAGAGAGACAGAACAGGAGCCAGAGGTGGACCAAGAGTTTGAAATGGAACCAGAGGCTGAAACATATGACCTAGAGCATGAAGCTGATGAAATGGAGCCTGAACTTGTTAATTTGTTAGGTGTGTCATCAGACATCGATGACACGTTTGAGGATGATATTAAAGACAATGAGGAATTTTCAAAGCATGGTGAACATGAGAACTTAAACTCATTGAAACTTGCTGAACTAAGAGCAATTGCTAAATCTCGTAGTTTGAGAGGGTTTTCAAAGATGAAGAAGAGCGAGCTCGTGCAATTGTTAAGCAACGGTCATTGA
- the LOC103489870 gene encoding rho-N domain-containing protein 1, chloroplastic isoform X4 — protein MSQAIHLLPRNPTGGKFEVGEVFFFVEDSRCLPCSGVSGRAASFSFRSLCAEHGINVPVKFRPLNCTSLGVSFTCKASSGHRRNPDFPKQNRQGYSRSRNRQNEERESLENVDESDLLSSRNGPLLSISSTPKSQATATPGPREKEIVELFRKVQAQLRERAAMKEEKKMEAQGQTKGSETVDSLLKLLRKHAVEQGKRSSGAGGSNKDISFNHVKENGPYDEGRGSSIFGLSPNLREKAQEPAGSFSRPASNFQRRSPVPRVKYQPIYPGESIVDSTNGMNSKGMKLNGTETGSQLKAKVWTRQESEREHWEELQSQRETEQEPEVDQEFEMEPEAETYDLEHEADEMEPELVNLLGVSSDIDDTFEDDIKDNEEFSKHGEHENLNSLKLAELRAIAKSRSLRGFSKMKKSELVQLLSNGH, from the exons TGGAAAATTCGAGGTAGGtgaagtattttttttcgttGAAG ATAGCAGATGCCTACCGTGCTCTGGAGTTTCGGGACGAGCAGCCTCATTCTCTTTTCGCTCTTTATGTGCTGAACATGGAATCAATGTACCAGTAAAATTTAGACCGCTAAACTGTACTTCGTTGGGGGTGTCTTTTACGTGCAAAGCCAGCTCAGGTCATAGGAGAAACCCAGATTTCCCAAAGCAAAATAGGCAAGGCTACTCAAGAAGCAGAAATAGGCAAAATGAGGAGAGAGAGAGTCTTGAAAATGTTGATGAATCTGATTTATTATCGTCTAGAAATGGACCATTACTTTCCATCTCTAGCACCCCAAAATCTCAGGCCACTGCTACACCAGGCCCAAGGGAAAAGGAAATCGTTGAACTTTTCAGAAAGGTTCAAGCTCAGCTTCGGGAACGAGCTGCaatgaaagaagagaagaaaatggAAGCTCAAGGACAAACGAAAGGGAGCGAGACAGTAGATTCTCTTCTTAAGCTATTGCGAAAGCATGCGGTGGAACAAGGGAAGAGAAGCAGTGGTGCGGGTGGTAGCAACAAGGACATCAGTTTTAACCATGTCAAAGAGAATGGTCCTTATGATGAAGGAAGAGGCTCAAGCATTTTTGGCCTAAGTCCCAATTTGAGAGAGAAGGCCCAAGAACCTGCAGGTTCTTTCAGTAGACCTGCATCAAATTTTCAACGTAGATCCCCCGTTCCTCGGGTGAAGTATCAACCAATTTACCCTGGGGAAAGTATTGTTGACTCGACCAATGGTATGAATTCAAAAGGTATGAAACTTAATGGAACAGAAACAGGTTCTCAACTGAAAGCAAAGGTATGGACTAGGCAGGAGTCGGAACGAGAGCACTGGGAAGAGCTGCAATCACAAAGAGAGACAGAACAGGAGCCAGAGGTGGACCAAGAGTTTGAAATGGAACCAGAGGCTGAAACATATGACCTAGAGCATGAAGCTGATGAAATGGAGCCTGAACTTGTTAATTTGTTAGGTGTGTCATCAGACATCGATGACACGTTTGAGGATGATATTAAAGACAATGAGGAATTTTCAAAGCATGGTGAACATGAGAACTTAAACTCATTGAAACTTGCTGAACTAAGAGCAATTGCTAAATCTCGTAGTTTGAGAGGGTTTTCAAAGATGAAGAAGAGCGAGCTCGTGCAATTGTTAAGCAACGGTCATTGA
- the LOC103489870 gene encoding rho-N domain-containing protein 1, chloroplastic isoform X6 — translation MSQAIHLLPRNPTDSRCLPCSGVSGRAASFSFRSLCAEHGINVPVKFRPLNCTSLGVSFTCKASSGHRRNPDFPKQNRQGYSRSRNRQNEERESLENVDESDLLSSRNGPLLSISSTPKSQATATPGPREKEIVELFRKVQAQLRERAAMKEEKKMEAQGQTKGSETVDSLLKLLRKHAVEQGKRSSGAGGSNKDISFNHVKENGPYDEGRGSSIFGLSPNLREKAQEPAGSFSRPASNFQRRSPVPRVKYQPIYPGESIVDSTNGMNSKGMKLNGTETGSQLKAKVWTRQESEREHWEELQSQRETEQEPEVDQEFEMEPEAETYDLEHEADEMEPELVNLLGVSSDIDDTFEDDIKDNEEFSKHGEHENLNSLKLAELRAIAKSRSLRGFSKMKKSELVQLLSNGH, via the coding sequence ATAGCAGATGCCTACCGTGCTCTGGAGTTTCGGGACGAGCAGCCTCATTCTCTTTTCGCTCTTTATGTGCTGAACATGGAATCAATGTACCAGTAAAATTTAGACCGCTAAACTGTACTTCGTTGGGGGTGTCTTTTACGTGCAAAGCCAGCTCAGGTCATAGGAGAAACCCAGATTTCCCAAAGCAAAATAGGCAAGGCTACTCAAGAAGCAGAAATAGGCAAAATGAGGAGAGAGAGAGTCTTGAAAATGTTGATGAATCTGATTTATTATCGTCTAGAAATGGACCATTACTTTCCATCTCTAGCACCCCAAAATCTCAGGCCACTGCTACACCAGGCCCAAGGGAAAAGGAAATCGTTGAACTTTTCAGAAAGGTTCAAGCTCAGCTTCGGGAACGAGCTGCaatgaaagaagagaagaaaatggAAGCTCAAGGACAAACGAAAGGGAGCGAGACAGTAGATTCTCTTCTTAAGCTATTGCGAAAGCATGCGGTGGAACAAGGGAAGAGAAGCAGTGGTGCGGGTGGTAGCAACAAGGACATCAGTTTTAACCATGTCAAAGAGAATGGTCCTTATGATGAAGGAAGAGGCTCAAGCATTTTTGGCCTAAGTCCCAATTTGAGAGAGAAGGCCCAAGAACCTGCAGGTTCTTTCAGTAGACCTGCATCAAATTTTCAACGTAGATCCCCCGTTCCTCGGGTGAAGTATCAACCAATTTACCCTGGGGAAAGTATTGTTGACTCGACCAATGGTATGAATTCAAAAGGTATGAAACTTAATGGAACAGAAACAGGTTCTCAACTGAAAGCAAAGGTATGGACTAGGCAGGAGTCGGAACGAGAGCACTGGGAAGAGCTGCAATCACAAAGAGAGACAGAACAGGAGCCAGAGGTGGACCAAGAGTTTGAAATGGAACCAGAGGCTGAAACATATGACCTAGAGCATGAAGCTGATGAAATGGAGCCTGAACTTGTTAATTTGTTAGGTGTGTCATCAGACATCGATGACACGTTTGAGGATGATATTAAAGACAATGAGGAATTTTCAAAGCATGGTGAACATGAGAACTTAAACTCATTGAAACTTGCTGAACTAAGAGCAATTGCTAAATCTCGTAGTTTGAGAGGGTTTTCAAAGATGAAGAAGAGCGAGCTCGTGCAATTGTTAAGCAACGGTCATTGA
- the LOC103489870 gene encoding rho-N domain-containing protein 1, chloroplastic isoform X2 has translation MSQAIHLLPRNPTVHFGMIGGKFEVGEVFFFVEDSRCLPCSGVSGRAASFSFRSLCAEHGINVPVKFRPLNCTSLGVSFTCKASSGHRRNPDFPKQNRQGYSRSRNRQNEERESLENVDESDLLSSRNGPLLSISSTPKSQATATPGPREKEIVELFRKVQAQLRERAAMKEEKKMEAQGQTKGSETVDSLLKLLRKHAVEQGKRSSGAGGSNKDISFNHVKENGPYDEGRGSSIFGLSPNLREKAQEPAGSFSRPASNFQRRSPVPRVKYQPIYPGESIVDSTNGMNSKGMKLNGTETGSQLKAKVWTRQESEREHWEELQSQRETEQEPEVDQEFEMEPEAETYDLEHEADEMEPELVNLLGVSSDIDDTFEDDIKDNEEFSKHGEHENLNSLKLAELRAIAKSRSLRGFSKMKKSELVQLLSNGH, from the exons TGGAAAATTCGAGGTAGGtgaagtattttttttcgttGAAG ATAGCAGATGCCTACCGTGCTCTGGAGTTTCGGGACGAGCAGCCTCATTCTCTTTTCGCTCTTTATGTGCTGAACATGGAATCAATGTACCAGTAAAATTTAGACCGCTAAACTGTACTTCGTTGGGGGTGTCTTTTACGTGCAAAGCCAGCTCAGGTCATAGGAGAAACCCAGATTTCCCAAAGCAAAATAGGCAAGGCTACTCAAGAAGCAGAAATAGGCAAAATGAGGAGAGAGAGAGTCTTGAAAATGTTGATGAATCTGATTTATTATCGTCTAGAAATGGACCATTACTTTCCATCTCTAGCACCCCAAAATCTCAGGCCACTGCTACACCAGGCCCAAGGGAAAAGGAAATCGTTGAACTTTTCAGAAAGGTTCAAGCTCAGCTTCGGGAACGAGCTGCaatgaaagaagagaagaaaatggAAGCTCAAGGACAAACGAAAGGGAGCGAGACAGTAGATTCTCTTCTTAAGCTATTGCGAAAGCATGCGGTGGAACAAGGGAAGAGAAGCAGTGGTGCGGGTGGTAGCAACAAGGACATCAGTTTTAACCATGTCAAAGAGAATGGTCCTTATGATGAAGGAAGAGGCTCAAGCATTTTTGGCCTAAGTCCCAATTTGAGAGAGAAGGCCCAAGAACCTGCAGGTTCTTTCAGTAGACCTGCATCAAATTTTCAACGTAGATCCCCCGTTCCTCGGGTGAAGTATCAACCAATTTACCCTGGGGAAAGTATTGTTGACTCGACCAATGGTATGAATTCAAAAGGTATGAAACTTAATGGAACAGAAACAGGTTCTCAACTGAAAGCAAAGGTATGGACTAGGCAGGAGTCGGAACGAGAGCACTGGGAAGAGCTGCAATCACAAAGAGAGACAGAACAGGAGCCAGAGGTGGACCAAGAGTTTGAAATGGAACCAGAGGCTGAAACATATGACCTAGAGCATGAAGCTGATGAAATGGAGCCTGAACTTGTTAATTTGTTAGGTGTGTCATCAGACATCGATGACACGTTTGAGGATGATATTAAAGACAATGAGGAATTTTCAAAGCATGGTGAACATGAGAACTTAAACTCATTGAAACTTGCTGAACTAAGAGCAATTGCTAAATCTCGTAGTTTGAGAGGGTTTTCAAAGATGAAGAAGAGCGAGCTCGTGCAATTGTTAAGCAACGGTCATTGA
- the LOC103489869 gene encoding protein LIGHT-DEPENDENT SHORT HYPOCOTYLS 3-like, whose protein sequence is MDSILSEFESLNNNNNPPFGVVVTNNTLQNLVVGSSSSSSSSSSSSRYENQKRRDWNTFCQYLKNHRPPLALSRCSGAHVLEFLRYLDQFGKTKVHTPICPFYGHPNPPAPCPCPLRQAWGSLDALIGRLRAAFEENGGMPEANPFGARAVRLYLREVRDLQSKARGISYEKKKRKRPQQQQIAQSSNGN, encoded by the coding sequence ATGGATTCAATACTCTCTGAATTTGAATCcctaaacaacaacaacaacccACCATTTGGAGTAGTAGTTACTAACAACACACTTCAAAACCTAGTGGTTGGTTCATCGTCTTCATCTTCGTCGTCATCGTCATCTAGTCGATACGAGAATCAAAAGCGTAGGGATTGGAACACATTTTGTCAATACCTTAAAAATCATAGACCCCCGCTTGCTCTATCAAGGTGTAGTGGAGCTCACGTTCTTGAATTCCTAAGATATTTAGATCAATTTGGTAAAACAAAAGTTCATACTCCAATTTGTCCATTTTATGGTCATCCTAACCCACCTGCCCCTTGCCCTTGTCCTTTAAGACAAGCTTGGGGCAGCCTTGATGCTCTTATTGGGAGACTGAGGGCAGCTTTTGAAGAGAATGGTGGAATGCCCGAAGCTAACCCTTTTGGTGCCCGAGCTGTACGGCTTTATCTACGAGAGGTTCGTGATTTGCAATCTAAAGCAAGAGGAATTAGTtatgagaagaagaaaagaaagcgTCCTCAACAACAACAAATTGCTCAATCAAGTAATGGAAATTGA